The following are encoded together in the Pristis pectinata isolate sPriPec2 chromosome 31, sPriPec2.1.pri, whole genome shotgun sequence genome:
- the LOC127585027 gene encoding hepatic lectin-like — translation MAAEPAYDDFENFNLDGQRNQQQAKWTRGSRFKSPLCRKCLILFIVTVLTVSLILLITRVMKSSETNETVEEFQKQVQMEVSQAMSNVSKKSELEDLNLSIQEKMNQMSSKLQTQISTEITRLLTQISIKLEMLPEPGCQNLQCPHNWIHFNGSCYYFSTKKATWDASQQYCSIHGAKLLVINDQIEQYFIAVESESKRFWIGLTDHNSNNMWHWVDETPYNSTPTFWMPGEPNDLAEGCAHLWTNGLWNDAPCSKEDYFICEKQSHQ, via the exons ATGGCTGCAGAACCTGCTTATGATGACTTTGAGAATTTCAACCTGGACGGTCAACGAAATCAACAGCAGGCTAAATGGACGAGAG GTAGTCGATTCAAGTCACCTCTCTGCCGGAAGTGTCTGATTCTCTTCATCGTCACCGTTCTGACAGTCTCCCTAATTCTACTGATCACTAGGGTCATGAAAA GTTCGGAGACAAATGAAACAGTGGAGGAGTTTCAGAAGCAGGTCCAGATGGAAGTCTCACAGGCAATGAGTAATG tTTCCAAGAAGTCTGAGCTGGAGGACCTCAATCTGAGTATTCAGGAGAAAATGAATCAGATGAGTTCAAAAC TGCAAACCCAGATATCCACAGAGATCACCCGCTTACTCACCCAGATCTCCATCAAGTTGGAAATGCTGCCAGAACCTG GGTGTCAGAACCTTCAATGCCCTCACAACTGGATACACTTTAATGGGAGCTGTTACTACTTCTCGACAAAGAAAGCCACATGGGATGCAAGTCAGCAGTACTGTTCCATCCATGGGGCTAAACTTCTTGTCATTAATGACCAGATTGAGCAG TATTTTATTGCCGTGGAAAGTGAATCCAAGAGATTTTGGATTGGTCTGACCGATCACAACAGCAACAACATGTGGCATTGGGTAGATGAGACACCCTACAATTCTACCCCAAC ATTCTGGATGCCAGGGGAGCCAAACGACCTTGCTGAAGGCTGTGCTCACCTGTGGACTAATGGCTTGTGGAACGATGCACCCTGCTCAAAGGAGGACTACTTTATCTGTGAGAAACAATCTCACCAATGA